In Centroberyx gerrardi isolate f3 chromosome 7, fCenGer3.hap1.cur.20231027, whole genome shotgun sequence, the sequence AAGTGCTCAGTCCTACTGTGCTACCTATTTCTCGCGAATTGCCAGACCCAAAATAGCTAGTATTAGTCATTTGTGTGGTTTAGCACTGGACACACCACCAATAATCATTTGGAGTATATTGGGGAATGAAATAGTATGAGTCGGATAGAAAGAAGAAGCCAGAGTAAGTGTTTGCGGTGGTGCAATGTTTACAGTTTtaaaggattcatttaataatgagTCAAAGCAGATGATTTTAATGTTGGGGGGAAATGCACTATATGGATGCATAAGATTTTTCCTTTGTCAAGAGGTGAATTGATTCATCACGATATGGTTTTGAtatgcctgtttgttttttatcaatGAATCAGTGTCTTGATGAAATGTGTGCAAATGGGATTGCTTGCAACTATTTCAATTTAGGATTTGGTTTAGTGGTTTAAGGATAAAGAAATGCAAACTGATATGCACAACTGAGATATTCAAAAGTAATGATAACAGAAATTAAAGAGGGTCCTTATTCAATAAATAACAAAGATTTGTACAGCAATTACTTGGGGGATAATATAGTTAGTCTTAATTTATCCTTCTTGGTACTGACTTGCAAAGCAATTCTTTGGCTAAAATCAAATCTACCTAATCATAACGAATCCTACTCAATGTTCATTATGAATCTGCGTCATTGTTTGAATCTGCCTTTTACCTTTCTATTTGCAAGCAGCCGTTCAGTTTTTCAGCTGGGCAGTGagcctgtctcactgcagcttcGTCTGGGATTCTCAAGTCAAAGCACTTCACTTCACTGCACCATCATTGAAGCAACACTGTACACAACTTCAGGACAAGAGATACGAGTGTGTCTACGCACTCAAAAGTATAGATGTGTCTGTCAGGTTATACCCCTAACTGTTTAAtttagcttttttcttttttttttttgtacatcaaATTTGTTTCTGTTAAGTTGGTTTCAATCGTTTTGATATGGTTGAACAGCTAAGTTTGTATGAGATACAACTTTCCTTCGCCCCCTCCCTAAATCCCCACCCATACACCGCATGcttgttccccctctctctgcaaaGATCAGAGGGTTTAAAATAAAGCCATGCGATGTCCCAATTTTTCCAAGCTTAAGAATCTGTAAAAATTCAGCACAAGGTCTTGTTCTTTTGTATGTATAAAAATAGATTTATCTCTAATGTAATCCTTTCAAAGAGATCGTCATCCTCTTTGGCTAACACAGCGTCATTTAGAAAAGCAAAAATGTCTTGAATATAGTTGACCTTATTTAATCTATTATCATGTGCAGATGTCTTGATATTAAAAGACAATAGCTCTCCCCATGGTAAATCTTAAGTCTGGTCTGTAACAGACAGTTCAGCAAGACAGGTTGTAGTTGGCCTTAATGTTTCATCAAGGGTGCCATAAATAATTTCCATGCAATTGGGTTGGGGATATTTTGAGAAATGCTATTTTGGTGGTAGTGCCAAACAGATCTGAAGCAAGTAAGTAAAATACCTTTCTGTTGTAAATAGAAGTATGATTATGACACTTATTTGCAGGCTTGATTTTGTACAATCGTCTTTTGAGAGGGCAGGAGTTCAAAGCTTAGTCTGGGAAGCTTTTAATAGAATAGAAGGGGTTTAAATGAAACTGAGGAGCATTTGGCAAAGCTGGAGGAATTGGTAACAATCTTTCTCCTCTAAGGATCAGTGATAATTTGATCATTGCCAGATATCATCGCTCACACACATGACTCTTAGTCAGTCTGAGTGTTCAGTCATTGGAACTGCAAGTCCTTTTAATCTGCTCTATGCATGTTGTTACTGTAGAGCCCTTATATTCCACTGAAATGTAAAACTATGACCTCATGTACTTGGAGAGCTTCTTCCTGTTcatttgtttaaagaaaaataccGGTGCTCTTGAGTTTTTGCTCATCTCTATTATTTCTCTGCAGACCTGCCTGGAACATTGTTCAATCCATGTGTTGTTTGACATGTACTTCATTACTTTTGGCAGCTCATTGGATCCCAATCATATTGAAACTATCAAGTCTCGTGCTGACAGATATCCATGTCAATCTGAAGCTGTAATCCATCACTGCAAATTTAGTAATGCCCGCTTACTAAAGGGAAATTGCTTTCTTGTTCTTTGATAAATGGCTGTGAATTCCCAGACAAGTAAATAAGCAATTGCATGCAGCAGGATCAATATAGTTGGTGTTGTCTTTCAtgtcctgtttgtttttctctcattcttgcTGACCTCTTATATCACCAGACGACCTTTCGATTAAAGGGACCTCACACCAAATCATAAAAACAAAGCCATGCAATGGGAAATGGCCTGTGGATAATGTAAAATAGaggtgcaataaaaaaaatgatccAAAAAGTGGAAAACACCggtattttcctttaaagtgGCTGTGTCACGGTGAAAGGGTTTCCCCTTACACTCATCACTCCCTAGCCCATCAGAGAATTGCTAATGAACACTGTCGCCATGGGAACACTGCCACTATGCTCTAAGTTCACAGACAGTCTGCTTGTGGTGGAATCCATTCTGAGGATAGATACTAAAACTAGAGTGTGAAAATACAGGGACATTTTTCCTTTTAGTGGACAAAATATGTGTGTATCCTCTAGTCAATAATAGTTgaactgtgtgtttctgtgataaATATGTGTACTTTTGTGTCTTTCggtgtgagactgtgttgtgAGGGAAAGAGTGATTCTGATGGCCTTCAGACTACTCATTACTGTGACCAGTATCCATTAGTTAACCTAAATCATATTGGGTCAGAGCTAACAAGCTCACATAGGGTAGAGAAACTGCCCTTACACTAGGCACCACCTAATGCAGAGTCAGGAAACAGTAGTCAAAGTTTCTAGAAAATGCTTACATACTCGGCTATTATAACCACCttaaatattgaatatataGTTATATTTTAATATACGTATATAAGAGAACactgttttttaatttatttttctttgatctAAAAAAATCGCTGATTCAAAATGCCCAAGTGTAAAAAAGTGACTACATCCTCTCCAGCAAGATAATGGGAGAGATGGTGGGGTAAGAGTTTGGGTAAATTGCACATATTCGTTCATTTAGATTTTTGATCGTTTTGTTCATCAGTTGTCATTATTTGCCTGAATTCAATCAAAGCACTCGGCACACATTCTCTGTCACATTCGTTAGACTGTCTCCTTCATAGATACctctcacccccaccccaacaaaCCAACTACGTACCCCTACTAATTCAATCCAGGCAAATATAGGGAAGGACTAGCATGTTGtgtaaagagaaaagaaaaactctACTAGTGTATTTGTTTGAAACTCTGACTCGTGTATGTTTGCGTATGGATATGTtgcgttatgtgtgtgtgtttgtgtgcgtgcatctgcatgtctgtgtatgtgataGGATatcatgaatgtgtgtgacaatgtgtgtcagagagagagactcagtcCAGGCCCATGTAGAGTGATGGCACAGGGAGCTCAAGTACTCTCCCTGCAGGTCGAAGGAGCTGGCGACAGCATCCTCTCTCTCAGGCCTTGTGCTGCTTGCTGGTCTTGAAGGAAACCTGCAGCACGCGGTCGCCCAGGCGGTAGCCATTGAGGCTGGCGATGGCCATGGCGGCTTCGTCGTAGTTGGTCATGGTGACAAAGCCAAAGCCCTTACATTTGTTGGTGGTGAAGTCACGGATGACCTTGACGTTAGTGACGGCGCCGAAGGGCCCGAAGAGCTGCCACAGGACGCTCTCGTCCGCTTCGGGGGACAGGTTGTACACAAAGATGCACCAGCCGGCTCCAGTTGGCCCGGTTAGGTTGACCCCGGCCAGGCTGGTCATGCTGTCGATGGTGATGGGGGAGAAtctggggaggagagagggagaactaCCATGGGTGTCATTCTGAAGTTCCACACAGCATTCAGTACTCTATACTGTCTCTTATGGGCATGTAGCTGTGAGAAATGATAAAGCTTTGTAGTCGGGTATGGAGTCGGGGGACCCCATCTCCATCCCCTCTGCTGTACAGTAAGTAGATAAATATGTGTGGGCACCACAGTGGCTCCAAACTACCTGCTTTCATACAAAATGACACTGCGTGCCCTggcacacagacacccacacaatCTGCATATTTTTGTCATATTCTCTGCTGACCAAAGCCTCTGCAAGAATTAAACACATAAATCACAATGTTCAACGGAAATCACAATAttgaacaaaacacagaaacctAGAGAGGGATGAAAAGCAAATCAGAATCAAATCATACAAAAACTGGAGCAAACAGAGGAGACGCAAACGGAATCTGGTATGTCCATGCTGGTGGAAAAAAAGGGGACATTAAAGCAACTGAAACTGACAATGTTAgttcataaataaatacatagaaatCATTTCCATtaatcaaaacaaaagaacaaaaaggtTAAACAAAGCCATGCCAGAATACCTTGCTGTTAGAAGGCTACAGCACTGCTTATCGTAATTGCAGATAGTATTTTGTTGTCTGGGCTGCTTGTATAACATGGTTGAATGGGCACTGGGCAATGTGAATCAGGAATTATGACCATTATATCTAATTTCAAGATGAAGTCAGCAGGTGGTATTCCGGGCACTttgtttgaggttttttttttttttttggcatggatGCTTTTGAAAGTACACCTTTGGCATTTACCTCTTGACTCCGTAGCTGGCGTTTAGTAAATTGTCGAGTCTGCAACGCAAGAGGGAGAATGAAGGGGGTGGAGAAGTTAGTTATGAGATCTACAAGGAAGGGGGGCTTTCAGTTAACATGTAGCTCCTTCACCAGCTGGCCTCCAGAGGGCATCCTTCACTGCAACGGAGCCCATAGTCTCAAACCATCCAATCACAGAGTGATGACGGATCAACCCCAAAAGTGCTTTGAGTATGTGTCTCATTTAGTATTTATGTTTCAGTGTGAGTTCAACTGTTTAAACTCCAAAATAGTTTTCCCTTAAGTATGCCCTTAAGTAGATTTAAATGTAAGAAAAACAACCTTATCTGTATCCTAGGTCAGTGCACATATTCTTTAGCTGCTGATAAATTATTTGTCATTGCATCACTCTTAAAAATTGGCATGTCTTTAACCCCTTATCATCTACATTTGTTAGGTGTTAACCTTCATTTAAAATTGagctctgtactgtagatgtGGCCAATGCCTGGCTATGTTAATCTCATTATAATGCCTGAAAGTATAGACAAAGTTTAAGGGGTTAGTATGATTCTTCTTAAACCAAGATTTGTGGAGCTTTAGTTTTTATTGTACTTGGAAAAATCTGGTCTCTTACATTGGTTTTGTGCTGTTATTTGGATCTGGTCCCTTTCCAAATGGAGGGATCACGCTGCAGTTTAAAAGAAAgtcagagaaaaagagtgagagggaaagacGAAAAGTGCCATAGAGCTCCCTCTGTGCTATAAAAGAAATCATCTTGTCAAATAGAGCAGTTGACTAATTTAGTTGTTACAATCCCTAATTTTGGCTTTATAAGTGCTTCTTTTGCTTTAAGAACAAATCATAATGCATTCGCTCACCTAAACCAGTCAAAGTTGAAATGAGTTGAAGTGGCATGTAAGTTGAAAGTGACTTGACTTACAAAGCATATTTGTGATGTAGAAGAAACCATCTCCCATACTGCTACTTGAAATGCCATTAGGTGATATAACTTGTACTAATTGTGGCTTAAAATTTGCATGTTTTCCACCACAAATTGTTCTTCAATGCAAAACTACAAACCACATTTGCTGTCTGTTGGGTGTGCTACTTCATCTGGTGGTTTGTTTTCGAAGAAACTAACATAGCCACTGAGAAAATATTTACTCTTTACTAAAGTGTTTACGAGTATAGTTGAGTCTGTTGGGAGTTAGTTATATGTAAAGAGCTTCAATCTCAATAAAACTTCTTAAATATTTTTAGATAGAGCTTCTCAAACTTATATCTGATTCAACTGATGGAGCACTCACAACAGACAGGACTGATAATGTAACCtattaaaaacatttgaaaactgtTTCATGGTCACTGTGACCATGATGCCTCTTTATTCTCTGATTAATTTAACTATGACAATTGTGTTAGGTTGACTGTTGACTCACTAATGATATTCCATGTCATACTAAAACCATGAAATGTTGATCTGGTGCACTAAGACATGCCGTAGTAAACTGGTGGGATGTTGATTTCACTTAAGTTTGGCTTAAGATACTCAACACAGCAGGATTACCGGTGATTTTATGTGGAAACAGTAGCTTTTTACAGCTGTGGGTGCAGGATGGGCTCAGGCGGTGTGTTGTCTGGGTGTGGCAAAGGTTCAGTACCTGAAACGCTGAGTCTGGTGGTGCAGGGGGCCCGTGTAGCGGCGGGCAGCAGTCTGGTACAGTTGGGTCAGTAAGGCCTGGCCTGTCTTCTGGCTGGGGTTGTTGGCAAACTTGACAGTGATGGGCTCGGCGGCACCCAGGGGCTTCTGCCCATTCAGACCTTTGATGGCCTCCTCTGCCTCATTTCGCTTGTCAAACCGGATGAAGCCCACTCCTCGCGATATGCCTGCTCCGGATCAGAAAACAGGCCAATGTTAGTACCTGGGGGTCAAGGACTGACTCACTAGCTGACGGCCGCCTGACAGTCACATGGGCCCGGCCTGGGGTCGTTGAAGTTCATCCAGGGAAATTGGGCTCGAGTGACAGCATAGTAGTGAATTAAGGCTGTACCTGTAACTTGGTCCACTAGGATGCGGGATGTGATGATGCGGCCATATTGGGAGAACAGCTGTTCCATGTCCTTCTGGCTCATGGTCTTGGGGAGGCCACTCACGTAAAGGTTGGCATCACGAATAGAAGCCGAGCTTGGCCGGGCATATGATACCTACAGCACAGAAAGAAATCAGAGAAAAACATATTAATTCAAGAAACATATTATCTTAAGAAACCTCAGGTAAATGGAATGAGCCTTAGAGGAGTTTCCTAATTAATTACGTTTTTCCTGCTGCATCTTTCCTTTGTATCCCACACCTGTAATCTTTTATAACAGTCCTGCTTATTACTCATCCCTCACCATTTCCAAagccccatctctctccatgcTATGTGAAACTAACTGTTCTGCAGACTTAATCAGTTCCTTTGAGCACACACTCTCAGCCACAATGAGAccatcacagacacactgtgacgACTGTGACCATCACCCACACTGATGATGCCAATCTGAGTTAACAAGCCTGAGTGTTGGCAACTTTCTTTTGTactgaaaaaaaaccccagccTCAGTCGATCTCTATTCTCTGAATTCACTAGTGGGTTAATGAATACATGGCCATTTTTGGTATCTTTGTGTTTGTATCCCTTGTGATTCATTGTTGGTCACTCATGGTCTACTTTTGAGAACATTCTGCATCTGATAATCTAGATGGGTATCTGATTAATTGTTAAAGTCATGCGTactcatgtgtttgtgtgtatgagagcatgtgagcatgtgtatgATAGATAGTGCGATTCAGTCCATTGTTGggagtgttgtgtttgtgtgtgatggagggagagagagtgagtgttgtCTGAGATAGGCTGATCTGCCCAccctctcctgcctccttcctTTGTCTCTATCCTCCAGGGGAGAACAGCTCCACTGGCAACCAGCAAACAGTGTAAATGGATCACGAGACACGCAGGATCCCTGATAACTCATaaacacactcgctcacacgCTTAATAAACACATGCTCCCATAATCTGTAGCGATGGTATGgatatgtaaaaaaaagtaacaagAATTCTACTCATTTTGAAAATTTGTTGTGGCTGTGAAGTTTGATTTAGTTTATTTCAGAGGCCCAAAGGATTCTGTGATGTGAATTTGAACAACTTGTGTAttacttttttaaatgaatacagGTGTTCTGATTTCATCCATCAGTACTAAGCACCAGTGTGTATTGTgtacacagacagactgtatgAGCAGGAGGGTTGTGTGGTGCAGTGATTAGGGTGTTCTGGAGGAGTCAGGGGGGAGTTGCTGCATTCGGGGAGCAGAGACTGCCCTATAATTAACCCTCTCCCTGTCGCTCCCACAGTACAGATGGTGCCTGCAGCCCATATGGCCTCTAATCCTGTCATTGGCATTCTGCTCTCCGAGCTACCCCCTACCCTCCTACtgctgccccctccctccgcgCCTCACCCCTCTCTATTGATGCCTCCTGCAAAATCGGATATTTGCTTTGTCACAGAGTAATCTGTGGTATTATTCACAGAATACTCATTTTTAAAAACTGAGTATTCATGATTGTTGGAGAAATGAATGTTAGAAGGAACGATCTAAGCACAGACACATCAACTAATTAATGAATGTTATAACATATCATTAGCAATGTAGCATAATAGGTGTCATGACGATTTAAACACTCCTGCTACATGGCTGTACCAGAGGTAgaagaaataatttattttatctttgAATGCATATGCGGGCTATGTGAATCAATATTATGTGCAAAGCTACATAATAAAGCTATTTGTTCTTCAATAAAGGAACCAGATCCAGTGCTAGACTTGAAGCATGCTGATAGCTGGTTGTTTGACTAGTCAGGAGTCAACAACATCCCTATCCATGGACAGCTGTTGCAGGATCCCCTGGTCTGCTCTCTCAGAGATTCAATTTCCCAATCCTGCACTTTGTCTCAATCTTTGATCTACTTTGATCAGGTTGGGGGAGGGAAGGCAGTAGCGTTTAATAATctgccccctcttcctctcatctgaTTTTGGGACAAAGAAGCCCCCTAATTAGCCCAGATTGGAGGCAGATGGGGTAACCTGGACTGACCCTCATGCCCCACAGTCCTGCTTCCTAATTACATTTCCATCACAATAACCTCTGCATGCTGCCCGCCCCTTGCTTTCTGacctccactctctccttctcttttcacCCTTTCTCTCACCTCCTTTGTTCTAGCCACCactcccctctgcctcctcctccccattttcctcccctccctctgtcgcGTCTGTCACCACCTCTCTCAACCCCCCTTCGCAAAATCTCCActtcctttctttttgtcttcctcGCTGTATTGAAGCAAAAAAAACGAAGAGTGAAAGAGGTAGAGAGCAGAGGTCCACTTACCTTGATTGTTTTGGTCTGCAGTTTGAGACCATTGAGTGTGTTGATGGCCTTGTCTGCATCATTGGGATCCACGTAGTTTACAAAGCCATAGCCCAAACTCTGACCTGGAGACAAACAAAGCCACATAGTAGCATCAGCGATTCTCAGAACCAGTTGTAGCGATAAAGAATTAAATGCGGACAAAGTGTGTATCGAGCTTGACCCGCACCTGTTATCTTGTCTCTAACTAGCTTGCAGGACTCAATCTCTCCAATGCTACCAAACAGACTTTTGAACTCTTCCTGGGTCATGTTCTGAGGCAGGTAATTGACGATCAGGTTGGTTTTGCTGTCATCTGTGGCACCATTGGTGCTGATGACTGGACCATTAGGCAGACTGGTTCCGCTTGGACCGTTGGACACCTGGGTTTCCATGGTGCTGATTATCTGCTGAGGAAGAGGGCGGGATTAGATTCATAATTCACAACGAGACACAATAGGTCATGTGGTGACAATGGCTGTATAAATGTGCATATATAATGTTAAATATgatacatgcacatatataaaccattcatacacacacagagacactttgTCACTGTCATAAGGAAAGGTCAAGAATCAGCATTGGTAACAGGGAGTATAGGACACAAGGTCTGATTTGCCATAAACGCAGACcctgtccccctccccctcctctcgttcaccccttctttcttcctctctcgctccctgccTCTGGTCCTGCAGATGTCACAGtccctttttcctttctcctcccctcccccagctCTCTTCCAGGGTCAAACACCATTACATCATTACACAGGCTAAGGGATGATAGAGATGGTGGTGTGTGACGCTGGTGAGGGGCAAGAGGGGGGACGAGTtgacagacaaaagagagacTGACATTGTTAAATGGATTTATTGCTAACAAATGAGGAATATCATGGTTTTGGGggggagaaaataaattcaGATTAGGTTTACTCTCCTAACTTTGTTAAGCTTCTTTTGTGGTcaacacacttttatttttctgagtGGAGTCAGAGTGGGTTAGTGCACAATGGTGTTTATGTCTCCTGTGTTGCTCTGGAGTAAACCATGTTGCTTAATTTGATCCACAGGGGATTCTCAAGGAACATCTGTGTGCAGGTCAGAAACAAAACTTCCTGCTCCAATTTTCCTGCTCAACGCCTAGTTTTCTATCTCTAGATCATTATTTCCAGTGAAAATTGAAATGTACAGTCATTGCGCactg encodes:
- the elavl3 gene encoding ELAV-like protein 3 isoform X5; protein product: METQVSNGPSGTSLPNGPVISTNGATDDSKTNLIVNYLPQNMTQEEFKSLFGSIGEIESCKLVRDKITGQSLGYGFVNYVDPNDADKAINTLNGLKLQTKTIKVSYARPSSASIRDANLYVSGLPKTMSQKDMEQLFSQYGRIITSRILVDQVTGISRGVGFIRFDKRNEAEEAIKGLNGQKPLGAAEPITVKFANNPSQKTGQALLTQLYQTAARRYTGPLHHQTQRFRLDNLLNASYGVKSRFSPITIDSMTSLAGVNLTGPTGAGWCIFVYNLSPEADESVLWQLFGPFGAVTNVKVIRDFTTNKCKGFGFVTMTNYDEAAMAIASLNGYRLGDRVLQVSFKTSKQHKA
- the elavl3 gene encoding ELAV-like protein 3 isoform X4, with translation METQVSNGPSGTSLPNGPVISTNGATDDSKTNLIVNYLPQNMTQEEFKSLFGSIGEIESCKLVRDKITGQSLGYGFVNYVDPNDADKAINTLNGLKLQTKTIKVSYARPSSASIRDANLYVSGLPKTMSQKDMEQLFSQYGRIITSRILVDQVTAGISRGVGFIRFDKRNEAEEAIKGLNGQKPLGAAEPITVKFANNPSQKTGQALLTQLYQTAARRYTGPLHHQTQRFSVIPPFGKGPDPNNSTKPILDNLLNASYGVKSSPSLLPRFSPITIDSMTSLAGVNLTGPTGAGWCIFVYNLSPEADESVLWQLFGPFGAVTNVKVIRDFTTNKCKGFGFVTMTNYDEAAMAIASLNGYRLGDRVLQVSFKTSKQHKA
- the elavl3 gene encoding ELAV-like protein 3 isoform X1; this encodes MVTIISTMETQVSNGPSGTSLPNGPVISTNGATDDSKTNLIVNYLPQNMTQEEFKSLFGSIGEIESCKLVRDKITGQSLGYGFVNYVDPNDADKAINTLNGLKLQTKTIKVSYARPSSASIRDANLYVSGLPKTMSQKDMEQLFSQYGRIITSRILVDQVTAGISRGVGFIRFDKRNEAEEAIKGLNGQKPLGAAEPITVKFANNPSQKTGQALLTQLYQTAARRYTGPLHHQTQRFRLDNLLNASYGVKSSPSLLPRFSPITIDSMTSLAGVNLTGPTGAGWCIFVYNLSPEADESVLWQLFGPFGAVTNVKVIRDFTTNKCKGFGFVTMTNYDEAAMAIASLNGYRLGDRVLQVSFKTSKQHKA
- the elavl3 gene encoding ELAV-like protein 3 isoform X2 gives rise to the protein MVTIISTMETQVSNGPSGTSLPNGPVISTNGATDDSKTNLIVNYLPQNMTQEEFKSLFGSIGEIESCKLVRDKITGQSLGYGFVNYVDPNDADKAINTLNGLKLQTKTIKVSYARPSSASIRDANLYVSGLPKTMSQKDMEQLFSQYGRIITSRILVDQVTAGISRGVGFIRFDKRNEAEEAIKGLNGQKPLGAAEPITVKFANNPSQKTGQALLTQLYQTAARRYTGPLHHQTQRFRLDNLLNASYGVKRFSPITIDSMTSLAGVNLTGPTGAGWCIFVYNLSPEADESVLWQLFGPFGAVTNVKVIRDFTTNKCKGFGFVTMTNYDEAAMAIASLNGYRLGDRVLQVSFKTSKQHKA
- the elavl3 gene encoding ELAV-like protein 3 isoform X3, translating into MVTIISTMETQVSNGPSGTSLPNGPVISTNGATDDSKTNLIVNYLPQNMTQEEFKSLFGSIGEIESCKLVRDKITGQSLGYGFVNYVDPNDADKAINTLNGLKLQTKTIKVSYARPSSASIRDANLYVSGLPKTMSQKDMEQLFSQYGRIITSRILVDQVTGISRGVGFIRFDKRNEAEEAIKGLNGQKPLGAAEPITVKFANNPSQKTGQALLTQLYQTAARRYTGPLHHQTQRFRFSPITIDSMTSLAGVNLTGPTGAGWCIFVYNLSPEADESVLWQLFGPFGAVTNVKVIRDFTTNKCKGFGFVTMTNYDEAAMAIASLNGYRLGDRVLQVSFKTSKQHKA